A stretch of the Flavobacterium sp. 5 genome encodes the following:
- the kynU gene encoding kynureninase has product MDFKNSLEFAKELDAQDHLHKYQAEFIFPKVNDKKVIYFTGNSLGLQPKRAKQYVDEVMNDWANLAVEGHFYAEKPWWDYQERFANPLSRLVGALPSEVTVMNTLTVNLHLLMVSFYRPTAKRYKIICEEKAFPSDQYMFQSQVHFHGYKPEDVIVEIKRREGEHNIRLEDILSKIEEVGEELALVLIGGVNYYTGQVFDMKTITTAGHKQGAYVGWDLAHAAGNIKLELHDWNVDFAAWCSYKYMNSGPGNVSGCFVHEKHHNNKELPRFAGWWGHNKERRFKMEPVFDPVQGAGGWQISNLPILSLAPYLASVEMFDEIGMDSLIKKRDQITSYLEFILNEISKEVHGSFEIITPTNSDERASQLSVLLHGEGRRLFDYLMKNGVITDWREPNVIRLAPVPLYTSYEDMFHFGQILKTGIIEK; this is encoded by the coding sequence ATGGATTTTAAAAACTCACTGGAATTTGCAAAAGAACTAGATGCGCAAGATCATTTACATAAATACCAAGCCGAATTTATTTTTCCAAAAGTCAATGACAAAAAAGTAATTTATTTTACTGGCAACTCTTTAGGATTACAACCTAAAAGAGCCAAACAATACGTTGATGAAGTAATGAATGATTGGGCAAATCTTGCTGTCGAAGGTCATTTTTATGCCGAAAAACCTTGGTGGGATTATCAGGAACGTTTTGCAAATCCGTTGAGTAGATTAGTTGGTGCGTTACCATCAGAAGTTACTGTAATGAATACTTTGACAGTAAATCTTCATTTATTGATGGTGTCATTCTATAGACCTACAGCCAAACGATACAAAATCATTTGCGAAGAAAAAGCATTTCCATCAGATCAATATATGTTTCAGAGTCAAGTACATTTTCATGGCTATAAACCAGAAGATGTTATTGTCGAAATCAAGCGTCGTGAAGGAGAACACAACATTCGATTGGAAGATATTTTATCAAAAATTGAAGAAGTAGGAGAGGAGTTGGCTTTGGTCTTAATCGGTGGAGTAAACTACTATACCGGTCAGGTTTTTGATATGAAAACCATTACAACAGCAGGGCACAAACAAGGTGCTTATGTGGGTTGGGATTTAGCACACGCAGCGGGAAATATTAAACTTGAATTGCACGATTGGAACGTAGATTTTGCTGCTTGGTGCAGTTATAAATATATGAACTCAGGGCCAGGAAATGTTTCGGGTTGTTTTGTTCACGAAAAACATCATAATAATAAAGAACTGCCTCGTTTTGCGGGTTGGTGGGGACATAATAAAGAAAGACGTTTCAAGATGGAACCTGTTTTTGATCCTGTTCAGGGTGCAGGAGGATGGCAAATAAGTAATTTGCCTATTTTATCTTTGGCGCCTTATTTGGCTTCTGTCGAGATGTTTGACGAAATCGGAATGGATTCATTAATCAAAAAAAGAGATCAGATTACCTCTTATTTAGAATTTATCCTGAACGAAATCAGCAAAGAAGTACACGGTTCTTTTGAAATTATTACACCAACAAATTCAGACGAAAGGGCAAGTCAGTTGTCTGTATTATTGCATGGAGAAGGCCGTAGATTATTTGATTATTTAATGAAAAATGGTGTGATTACCGATTGGCGTGAACCCAACGTAATTCGATTAGCACCAGTTCCATTATACACATCGTATGAAGATATGTTTCATTTCGGACAGATTTTAAAAACTGGAATAATAGAGAAATAA
- a CDS encoding flavin reductase family protein has translation MKSISKETISQMDKIEKLNLISSCTGFKSANLIATKSIEGNTNVAIFSSVTHLGNSPSLIGLIIRPTTTPRDTYKNIMETGYFTVNHISIDMIADAHHTSANYESGISEFDKTNLKEEYKEGITIPFVKGSPVQLYCKYVNEYNIKENGTIHIIASIESIFFDEALEHKDGWLQLDKGNIVALNGTDGYFLPKLIDRFHQAQQNVPTKSFKKEKE, from the coding sequence ATGAAAAGCATTTCAAAAGAAACCATTTCACAAATGGATAAGATTGAAAAATTAAATTTAATCAGTTCATGTACAGGATTTAAATCTGCCAATTTAATAGCTACAAAATCTATCGAAGGTAATACCAATGTTGCTATTTTTAGCAGCGTTACGCATTTAGGAAATAGCCCTTCATTGATTGGACTTATTATACGTCCGACAACTACTCCAAGAGACACTTATAAAAATATTATGGAAACTGGTTACTTCACAGTTAACCACATTTCAATCGATATGATTGCAGATGCCCATCACACCTCTGCCAATTATGAATCAGGTATTTCCGAATTTGACAAAACCAATTTGAAAGAAGAGTATAAAGAAGGAATTACTATTCCGTTTGTAAAAGGAAGCCCTGTACAACTCTATTGCAAATATGTAAATGAATACAATATCAAAGAAAATGGTACTATACACATCATAGCTTCTATTGAAAGTATTTTTTTTGACGAAGCATTAGAACACAAAGATGGCTGGCTACAATTAGACAAAGGAAACATTGTTGCATTGAACGGAACTGATGGTTATTTTTTACCAAAACTAATTGATCGTTTTCACCAAGCACAACAAAATGTACCAACAAAATCTTTCAAGAAAGAAAAAGAATAA
- a CDS encoding penicillin acylase family protein has protein sequence MKILKRVLLIFIFLLITVVIAFAIYWFYQRPKYSGEVYLKNIQKETTVYFDEFGVPHIYAENSKDAMVALGYVHAQDRLWQMELLRRIVPGRLSEIFGSVALKNDKFFAGLGIEEASQKAIANLDKKSPSYQLMMGYLEGINQYIEEGSTPVEFQLLGIKKQKFTVQDVYNIFGYMSFSFAMAQKTDPLLTDIRNKYGIDYLKDFGLEGQFNTTKIESAKQKTQEYTAISKSIASLLDQSPVAPFVGSNSWVIAPPKTKNKKVIFANDPHIGFSQPGTWYEAHIKTPNFELYGCYLAGAPFPLLGHNRDYAYGLTMFENDDVDFYQEENNPENKNQYKTKNGFKEYEIRKKTIKVKDSADVVLNIKVSQHGPIMNDLLVGLKSDKPVAMSWIYTQQPNHNIEAIYILSHSKSISDFEKGVALIHAPGLNVMYGDAKGNVGWWATGKLYKHKDGVNTNFILNGSDGKDDDLEYLDFSKNPSAVNPDWNYVYSANNQPEAIDGFLYPGYYLPEDRAKRITQLLDAKSNWDKSSIGDMINDNTSTVAPEMVEKLISNLNSKSLSQTEKEAIVILKSWKGSNNLNDVAPTIYNKWIYLYLKNTFQDELGDETFKQFLGTHCMKQITTRQISSENSPWWDNILTKNKKETRSEIVTESFKEAILALEKQLGSSPSDWKWEKVHTVEYQHPFGKIALLRPFFNAGPFEVSGSNEVINNQFFDFAEDGFYKVKGGPSSRRVIDFSEVENSWGILPTGQSGNPFSKHYKDQAELYNAGKFRKMKLNKNEIIQSSTKLVFYPVKN, from the coding sequence ATGAAAATATTAAAAAGAGTCTTGCTTATTTTTATTTTTTTACTAATTACTGTAGTTATAGCATTTGCGATATATTGGTTTTATCAAAGGCCTAAATATTCAGGAGAAGTTTATTTAAAGAATATTCAAAAGGAAACCACAGTTTATTTTGATGAATTTGGGGTGCCTCATATTTATGCAGAAAACTCTAAAGATGCTATGGTCGCTTTGGGATATGTACATGCTCAGGATCGATTGTGGCAAATGGAATTACTTAGACGAATAGTTCCTGGACGTTTGTCCGAAATATTTGGTTCTGTAGCGTTAAAGAATGATAAATTTTTTGCCGGTTTAGGGATTGAAGAGGCTTCTCAAAAAGCAATTGCAAACCTAGATAAAAAGAGTCCATCATATCAATTGATGATGGGGTATTTAGAAGGAATTAACCAATATATCGAGGAGGGTTCAACACCAGTTGAATTTCAATTATTAGGAATAAAAAAACAAAAATTCACAGTGCAAGATGTCTATAATATTTTTGGATATATGTCTTTTAGCTTTGCTATGGCTCAAAAAACAGATCCTTTGCTTACTGATATACGTAACAAATATGGAATAGATTATCTTAAAGATTTTGGTTTAGAAGGGCAATTTAATACTACTAAAATTGAATCAGCGAAGCAAAAGACACAAGAGTATACTGCTATTTCCAAATCTATTGCATCATTATTGGATCAATCACCAGTGGCGCCTTTTGTAGGAAGTAATAGTTGGGTTATTGCTCCACCAAAAACAAAAAATAAAAAAGTAATTTTTGCCAATGATCCACATATTGGATTTTCACAACCCGGAACGTGGTATGAAGCTCATATAAAAACGCCCAATTTTGAATTGTATGGTTGTTATCTGGCTGGCGCACCGTTTCCTTTATTGGGACATAATCGAGATTATGCTTACGGCCTAACAATGTTTGAAAACGATGATGTCGATTTTTATCAGGAAGAAAATAATCCAGAAAACAAAAATCAGTATAAAACCAAGAATGGATTCAAAGAGTATGAAATCAGAAAGAAAACAATCAAAGTAAAAGATTCAGCTGATGTTGTTTTGAATATAAAAGTAAGTCAGCACGGTCCGATTATGAATGATTTATTGGTAGGCTTAAAAAGCGACAAACCAGTTGCAATGTCTTGGATCTATACACAACAACCTAATCATAACATTGAAGCTATTTATATTTTATCACATTCAAAATCAATATCCGATTTTGAAAAAGGTGTAGCACTTATTCATGCACCAGGACTTAATGTGATGTATGGTGATGCCAAAGGAAATGTTGGTTGGTGGGCAACAGGAAAATTGTATAAGCATAAAGATGGTGTAAATACCAATTTTATATTAAATGGATCAGATGGAAAGGATGATGACCTTGAGTATTTAGATTTTTCTAAAAATCCCTCAGCAGTCAATCCCGATTGGAATTATGTGTATTCAGCAAACAATCAACCAGAAGCTATTGATGGGTTTCTTTATCCGGGATATTATCTTCCTGAAGATAGAGCCAAAAGAATCACACAATTATTAGATGCAAAATCAAATTGGGATAAAAGCTCGATTGGCGATATGATCAATGATAATACATCTACTGTTGCTCCAGAAATGGTTGAAAAGTTAATTTCTAATTTAAATTCAAAATCACTTTCTCAAACAGAAAAAGAGGCAATCGTTATTTTGAAATCGTGGAAAGGCAGTAATAATTTGAATGATGTTGCTCCAACGATATATAACAAATGGATTTATTTGTATTTAAAGAATACTTTTCAGGATGAATTAGGAGATGAAACGTTCAAACAGTTTCTTGGGACTCATTGCATGAAACAAATTACGACAAGACAAATCTCTAGTGAAAATTCTCCTTGGTGGGACAATATTTTAACCAAAAACAAGAAAGAAACTAGAAGTGAAATAGTAACAGAATCATTTAAGGAAGCGATACTTGCTTTAGAGAAACAATTAGGTAGTTCGCCATCGGATTGGAAATGGGAAAAAGTGCATACTGTAGAATATCAACATCCATTTGGAAAAATAGCTTTACTAAGACCTTTTTTTAATGCTGGACCATTTGAAGTTTCTGGATCAAATGAAGTAATCAATAATCAATTTTTTGATTTTGCTGAAGATGGATTTTATAAAGTTAAGGGTGGTCCTTCAAGTCGAAGAGTGATAGACTTTTCAGAAGTAGAGAATAGTTGGGGGATTTTGCCAACAGGTCAATCTGGGAATCCTTTTAGTAAACATTATAAGGATCAAGCAGAATTGTATAATGCTGGAAAATTCAGAAAAATGAAATTAAATAAAAATGAAATTATACAGTCTTCTACAAAATTGGTTTTTTATCCGGTAAAGAATTAA
- a CDS encoding DUF4440 domain-containing protein, giving the protein MKNCIKLFILFLVLTSCSPKSETKNLTYIKLEIVKTEKSFEKLVAEKGMAEGFYQFADSNAVIKREHDTLIIGKNNIKNYYSDPKYQDKTVTWTPDAVTVSDAGDMASSYGKYVWTSKDSLGKVQISKGIFHTVWKKQKDGSWKYIWD; this is encoded by the coding sequence ATGAAAAACTGCATCAAACTATTTATTCTTTTTCTAGTTTTGACTAGTTGTTCACCAAAATCAGAAACAAAGAATTTAACCTATATCAAATTAGAAATTGTTAAAACAGAAAAGAGCTTTGAAAAATTAGTAGCCGAAAAAGGAATGGCTGAGGGCTTTTATCAATTTGCAGATTCTAATGCTGTGATTAAAAGAGAACATGACACTTTAATCATTGGCAAAAACAATATTAAAAACTATTATTCAGATCCGAAGTACCAAGACAAAACTGTTACTTGGACTCCTGATGCTGTAACAGTTTCTGATGCTGGTGACATGGCTTCCAGCTATGGAAAATATGTTTGGACTTCAAAAGACTCCTTAGGAAAAGTACAAATTTCAAAAGGCATTTTTCACACCGTTTGGAAAAAGCAAAAAGATGGTTCTTGGAAATACATTTGGGATTAG
- a CDS encoding helicase HerA-like domain-containing protein produces the protein MSKKDNFIQQINEGYLSKGESLTLGGSILDGEVIPDTFVKIPLKTLNRHGLIAGATGTGKTKTIQVLSEQLSSFGIPVLMMDIKGDFSGVAKEGEEKDFIKERHAKLNIPYSTSSFPVELMSLSKQEGVRLRSTVSEFGPVLFSRILDLNDTQSGVVSVIFKYCDDNKMPLLDLKDIKKVINYITDEGKDEIEESYGKISTSTTGTILRKIIELEQQGADLFFGELSFEIDDLLRIDENGKGYINIIRLTDIQDKPKLFSTFMLSLLAEIYQQMPEKGDADQPELVIFIDEAHLIFNEASKALLEQIETIVKLIRSKGIGVYFITQNPMDIPSGVLAQLGLKIQHALRAFTANDRQAIKQSADNYPTSEYYKTDEVLTSLGIGEAFVTALNEKGIPTPLVATMMRAPMSRMDILTDAEIQEINNQSKLVKKYNEVLDRESAYEMLTKKIESAQEQTVVVEETKKISNEPSTASVVTKSVLKVVTSATFIRGAFGILSKLFKK, from the coding sequence ATGAGCAAAAAAGACAATTTTATTCAACAAATAAATGAGGGTTATTTATCCAAAGGAGAAAGCTTAACACTAGGCGGCTCTATTCTTGATGGCGAAGTAATACCCGATACTTTTGTGAAAATTCCATTAAAAACATTAAACAGACATGGATTAATAGCTGGTGCTACTGGAACAGGAAAAACAAAAACCATTCAAGTTCTCTCCGAACAATTATCCTCATTTGGAATTCCGGTTTTAATGATGGATATAAAAGGAGACTTTAGTGGAGTAGCAAAAGAAGGCGAAGAGAAAGATTTTATAAAAGAGCGCCATGCAAAATTAAATATTCCTTATAGCACGTCGAGCTTTCCTGTTGAACTAATGTCGCTTTCTAAACAAGAGGGCGTAAGACTTCGATCTACAGTTTCTGAATTTGGACCTGTTCTTTTTTCTAGAATTTTAGACTTAAACGACACACAATCAGGAGTTGTTTCTGTTATTTTTAAATATTGTGATGACAATAAAATGCCTTTACTAGATTTAAAAGACATTAAAAAAGTCATTAACTACATAACTGATGAAGGGAAGGATGAAATTGAAGAAAGTTATGGCAAGATATCTACTTCGACCACAGGAACTATTTTAAGAAAAATAATCGAACTCGAACAACAAGGTGCTGATTTATTTTTTGGCGAATTGTCTTTTGAAATTGATGACTTATTAAGGATTGATGAAAACGGAAAAGGCTATATTAATATAATTAGATTAACGGATATTCAGGATAAACCTAAATTATTTTCGACTTTTATGCTGAGTCTTTTGGCTGAAATCTATCAACAAATGCCTGAAAAAGGAGATGCAGACCAACCCGAATTGGTTATATTTATAGACGAAGCACATTTGATCTTTAATGAAGCCAGTAAAGCATTATTGGAACAAATAGAAACCATAGTAAAATTAATTCGTTCCAAGGGAATTGGTGTTTATTTTATAACCCAAAATCCAATGGATATTCCAAGTGGCGTTTTGGCACAACTAGGACTCAAGATACAACATGCATTAAGAGCTTTTACAGCCAACGACAGACAAGCAATCAAACAATCGGCAGACAACTATCCAACATCTGAATATTATAAAACAGACGAAGTATTAACAAGCCTAGGAATTGGAGAAGCTTTTGTCACAGCCTTAAACGAAAAAGGAATTCCAACGCCACTTGTAGCTACTATGATGCGAGCACCTATGAGTCGAATGGATATTTTGACTGATGCTGAAATTCAAGAAATTAATAACCAATCTAAATTAGTAAAGAAATATAATGAAGTTTTGGATCGCGAAAGTGCTTATGAGATGCTCACTAAAAAAATAGAATCTGCTCAAGAACAAACTGTCGTTGTTGAGGAAACAAAAAAAATAAGTAATGAACCAAGTACAGCAAGTGTTGTTACAAAATCAGTTTTGAAAGTGGTTACGAGTGCTACGTTTATAAGAGGAGCATTTGGAATATTATCTAAATTATTTAAAAAATAA
- a CDS encoding MotA/TolQ/ExbB proton channel family protein, which yields MANVKVKKESTSNGGGMVSGIIIALCVFVGWIIWSQVMGDPSNFAGGDTEKGHPLNTLGQVYKGGFIVPVLLGMLLMVIVFSIERFFVISKAAGKGNLDKFMKAIQVSIKSGDIDGAIVSCDKQQGSVANAIKSALVKYQEVKKEGFTSEEAAETIHKEIEEITALEMPMLEKNMTIISSLVSLGTLGGLLGTVSGMIKAFGALASAGTPDQAALAVGISEALINTATGISTSISAIVAYNFFTSKIDDLTYSIDEAGTTIVNTYRHFRGSLKQ from the coding sequence ATGGCAAACGTTAAAGTTAAAAAGGAAAGCACTTCAAACGGAGGAGGAATGGTTTCAGGAATTATTATTGCATTATGTGTTTTTGTAGGTTGGATAATCTGGTCTCAAGTAATGGGGGATCCATCAAATTTTGCAGGTGGTGATACTGAAAAAGGACATCCATTAAATACATTAGGACAAGTTTACAAAGGAGGATTTATAGTACCTGTATTATTAGGTATGTTATTAATGGTTATTGTTTTCTCTATTGAAAGATTTTTTGTTATCTCAAAAGCTGCTGGAAAAGGGAATTTAGATAAATTTATGAAAGCAATCCAAGTAAGTATCAAATCAGGAGATATTGATGGAGCGATTGTTTCATGTGACAAACAACAAGGTTCTGTTGCAAATGCAATTAAATCTGCATTAGTTAAATACCAAGAGGTTAAAAAAGAAGGATTCACTAGTGAAGAAGCTGCTGAAACTATACATAAAGAAATTGAAGAGATTACTGCTCTTGAAATGCCAATGTTAGAGAAAAACATGACTATCATTTCTTCTTTAGTATCTTTAGGAACACTTGGTGGATTATTAGGAACTGTATCTGGGATGATTAAAGCGTTTGGTGCTTTGGCTTCTGCAGGAACTCCAGATCAAGCTGCACTTGCAGTTGGTATTTCTGAGGCTTTGATTAATACAGCTACAGGTATCTCTACTTCAATTTCTGCAATTGTTGCTTACAACTTCTTTACTTCAAAAATTGATGATTTAACATATTCTATTGATGAGGCTGGAACTACAATCGTAAATACTTACAGACACTTTAGAGGTAGTTTAAAACAATAA
- a CDS encoding biopolymer transporter ExbD has protein sequence MGKIVMKKKSTSTDMTAMCDVAFLLLTFFILTATAKTPEVLPVDTPQSTVQTKLPADNLSMLTIGKVEGKTAVFFDLKGKDVRKKALEFMADKYNVAFTDKEAEEFSLMESFGVPIQNLKEILNMKAADRSKAGQPGIPKDSLDNQLKDWVLYSRKANIEVNDKELNFAIKGDAKEQYPAIKQVMDLLQDQKVNSFNLVTGLRGKNF, from the coding sequence ATGGGAAAAATAGTAATGAAGAAAAAATCCACATCTACCGATATGACGGCGATGTGTGATGTTGCGTTTCTTTTGCTAACGTTCTTTATTTTGACTGCCACTGCTAAAACACCTGAAGTATTACCAGTTGATACTCCACAATCTACTGTTCAGACTAAATTGCCAGCTGATAACTTATCAATGTTGACAATCGGTAAAGTTGAAGGAAAAACAGCTGTATTTTTTGACCTAAAAGGAAAAGATGTTCGTAAAAAAGCACTTGAATTTATGGCTGATAAATATAATGTTGCTTTTACTGATAAAGAAGCAGAAGAATTTTCATTAATGGAAAGTTTTGGTGTTCCTATTCAAAATTTAAAAGAAATTTTGAATATGAAAGCGGCAGACAGAAGTAAGGCTGGGCAGCCTGGTATACCTAAAGATTCTTTAGATAACCAGTTGAAGGATTGGGTACTTTATTCTCGCAAAGCAAATATTGAGGTTAATGACAAAGAATTGAATTTTGCGATAAAAGGAGATGCTAAGGAACAATATCCTGCAATCAAACAAGTAATGGATCTTTTACAAGATCAAAAAGTTAATAGCTTTAACTTGGTTACAGGTTTAAGAGGAAAGAATTTTTAA
- a CDS encoding biopolymer transporter ExbD, whose amino-acid sequence MAELNTDGGGGKKGGGKVRSKKQNSKVDLTAMVDLAFLLITFFMLTTTLSKPQSMDLTLPDKDDPKDKKTDIKVDENKTLTLLLGENGKLTSYMGMIATPLVAPKDFSYGKDGIRKELLKRMEQVKQYSTAKGEPGKGMIVIIKPSKKSTYRNLVDVLDEMAIVGVNKTGSYAIVNDFSPEEVKLLEGNK is encoded by the coding sequence ATGGCTGAATTAAATACCGACGGCGGCGGTGGTAAAAAAGGCGGTGGTAAGGTAAGAAGTAAAAAACAAAATTCTAAGGTAGATTTAACTGCCATGGTAGATTTGGCTTTCTTATTGATCACATTCTTTATGCTTACTACTACGTTGTCTAAACCTCAATCCATGGATTTGACGTTGCCAGATAAAGATGATCCGAAAGATAAGAAAACGGATATTAAAGTTGATGAAAATAAAACATTGACTTTATTACTTGGTGAAAACGGAAAATTGACAAGTTATATGGGGATGATAGCTACTCCTTTAGTAGCACCAAAGGATTTTTCTTATGGTAAAGATGGGATTCGTAAAGAATTATTAAAGCGAATGGAACAGGTTAAACAGTATTCCACCGCTAAGGGAGAGCCTGGTAAAGGAATGATTGTTATAATCAAACCAAGTAAAAAGTCTACTTATCGTAATTTGGTTGACGTTTTGGATGAAATGGCAATAGTTGGGGTAAATAAGACTGGATCTTATGCGATTGTTAATGACTTTTCTCCTGAAGAAGTAAAATTGTTAGAGGGAAACAAATAA
- a CDS encoding energy transducer TonB, whose amino-acid sequence MKLDLIKSQWIEIVFEGRNKLYGAYELRKSNRKTSMRALIIGSILFSLAISAPLIASYLPDSGDEADNDIKITAVKLPPKKKVEAPKDLAPPPPPPPKQDMVKFVKPVVAKAEDVTEDPPKMDDIKDKKTGAETVKGDPDAPLTVEETGNGPAVEIIAEDTSVHSLAGIEQKPEFPGGIEKFYQFVGKNYQAPEEEGLKGKVYVTFVVEKDGSLTDIKVIRDIGYGTGKEAIRVLNKCPKWLPGEQNGKKVRVLYSLPITIQSAE is encoded by the coding sequence ATGAAATTAGATTTAATAAAAAGTCAATGGATTGAGATCGTTTTCGAAGGGCGTAATAAACTTTATGGTGCTTACGAACTTAGAAAATCGAATAGAAAGACTTCTATGCGAGCTCTTATCATTGGTAGTATTCTTTTTAGTTTAGCTATCAGCGCTCCGCTTATTGCGAGTTACTTACCAGATAGTGGTGATGAAGCTGATAACGATATCAAGATAACTGCTGTGAAGTTGCCTCCTAAAAAGAAAGTCGAAGCTCCTAAGGATCTTGCTCCACCACCTCCACCTCCACCAAAACAAGACATGGTTAAATTCGTTAAGCCAGTTGTTGCTAAGGCAGAGGATGTTACTGAAGATCCACCAAAAATGGATGATATCAAAGACAAAAAAACGGGTGCAGAAACTGTTAAAGGAGATCCAGATGCTCCTCTTACTGTTGAAGAGACTGGAAATGGTCCAGCAGTAGAAATTATTGCAGAGGATACTAGTGTACACTCTTTAGCAGGTATTGAGCAAAAACCTGAATTTCCTGGTGGTATTGAGAAGTTTTACCAATTTGTTGGGAAAAATTATCAAGCTCCAGAAGAAGAAGGTCTTAAAGGAAAAGTTTACGTTACTTTTGTTGTTGAAAAAGATGGGTCATTAACAGATATCAAAGTAATTAGAGATATTGGTTATGGTACTGGAAAAGAAGCGATTAGAGTTTTGAACAAATGCCCAAAATGGCTTCCAGGTGAACAAAATGGTAAAAAAGTAAGGGTGTTATATTCTCTACCTATTACTATTCAATCAGCAGAATAA